A single region of the Jaculus jaculus isolate mJacJac1 chromosome 15, mJacJac1.mat.Y.cur, whole genome shotgun sequence genome encodes:
- the Plin4 gene encoding perilipin-4 has translation MSASEDRSQGPPKSKGKTLSSFFGSLPGFSSARNLVTQVHSSSKEARSTADPARTSPPEATQTQCLGGTEGQRTGIERPGQPSEKMTAGATDLGDSNMTRTKDAFSSGVTSMMGAAKGMVQGGLDATQSALMGTKEAVSGGVMGAMGLAKGLVQGGLDTSKAAVTSTKDTVATGLTGAVNVAKGTVQSGLDTTKSVVMGTKDTVATGLTGAANMAKGAVEGGMDTTKAVLTGTQNTVATGLTGAMNVAKGTVQMGLDTSKNVLMGTKDTVCTGVTGAVNTAKGVVQTGLNTSQNIAMGTKDMVATGLTGAVNTAKGTIQTGLDTTKSVVMGTKDTVATGVMGAVNVAKGTVQTGLDTTKSVVMGTKDTVATGVMGAVNVAKGTVQTGLDTTKSVVMGTKDTVATGLTGAANMAKGAVQGGMDTTKAVLTGTQNTVATGLTGAVNVAKGTVQMGLDTSKNVLMGTKDTVCTGVTGAVNMAKGVVQTGLNTSQNIAMGTKDMVATGLTGAVNTAKGTIQTGLDTTKSVVMGTKDTVATGVMGAVSVAKGTVQTGLDTTKSVVMGTKDTVATGLTGAANMAKGAVQGGVDTTKAVLTGTQNTVATGLKGAVNVAKGTVQMGLDTSQNVLMGTKDTVCTGVTGAVNMAKGVVQTGLSTTQNIAMGTKDTVATGLTGAVNTAKGTIQTGLDTTKSVVMGTKDTVATGLTGAVNVAKGTVQTGLDTTKGVVMGTKDTVATGLTGAVNVAKGAVQGGMDTTKAVLTGTQNTVATGLTGAVNVAKGTVQMGLDTSKNVLTGTKDTVCTGVTGAVNMAKGVVQTGLSTTQNIAKGTKDTVATGLTGAMNTAKGTIQTGLDTTKSVVMGTKDTVATGLTGAVNVAKGTVQTGLDTTKSVVMGTKDTLATGLTGAVNVAKGTVQGGMDTTKAVLTGTQNTVATGLTGAMNVAKGTVQMGLDTSKNVLMGTKDTVCTGVTGAVNMAKGVVQTGLSTTQNIAMGSKDTVATGLTGAVNTAKGTIQTSLDTTKSVVMGTKDTVATGFTGAVNVAKGAVQGGMDTTKAVLTGTQNTVATGLTGAVNVAKGTVQMGLDTSKNVLTGTKDTVCTGVTGAVNTAKGVIQTGLNTTQNIAMGTKDTVATGLTGAMNTAKGTIQTGLDTTKTVVMGTKDTVAMGLTGAVNVAKGTVQTGLDTTKSVVMGTKDTVATGVMGAVNVAKGTVQTGLDTTKSVVMGTKDTVATGLTGALNVAKGAVQGGMDTTKAVLTGTQNTVATGLTGVMDMAKGTVQMGLDTSKNVLMGTKDTVCTGVTGAMNVAQDVIHSGMNTTQNIVTGTKDMVDMGLTGAMNVVKGTAQKGLDSTRSVVMSTKDTQVENTGKGIVPECVDTPKAVFTGAQNTMTPGQPEGVNVATSAIHTGLSVLQSWLPGQDGKPTTLNSQSFGVISSPDMCAPGLQPVAEAPDTRCYGAIPTEGVQEATTSSVMLLDELQGFGEIFHPMTAQEQAQLAASEPGPKVLVADQGSYFVRLGDLAPSFRQRAFEHALSHVQHSQFQARDALAQLQDAFQVVDQGTQALGRQPYLDQGSPDTVEDAGNPEAQEAVALERVRALILQLHTAYSGLATGLQGLPGELQRQVGQARHSLCELYGLVSSANAIRELPTERLVHSRVGVSQAWQELEAQLDGLQHRPPLGWLVGPFTEPSGQCL, from the exons ATGTCTGCTTCGGAAGACAGAAGCCAAGGTCCCCCCAAATCCAAGGGCAAG ACCCTGAGTAGTTTCTTTGGGTCGCTGCCTGGCTTCAGCTCTGCCCGGAACCTGGTGACTCAAGTCCACAGCTCCTCGAAGGAGGCCCGGTCAACTGCAGACCCCGCAAGGACCTCCCCCCCTGAGGCCACCCAGACTCAGTGTCTTG GGGGCACCGAGGGGCAGAGGACGGGGATTGAGAGGCCGGGACAGCCTTCAGAAAAG ATGACGGCGGGGGCCACAGACCTGGGAGACTCTAATATGACCAGGACCAAGGATGCCTTCTCCTCCGGGGTGACCAGCATGATGGGTGCAGCGAAGGGGATGGTCCAAGGGGGCCTGGATGCCACCCAGTCAGCCCTCATGGGCACCAAGGAGGCTGTGTCTGGGGGTGTCATGGGGGCGATGGGCCTGGCCAAAGGACTTGTCCAAGGAGGTCTAGACACCTCCAAGGCTGCTGTCACCagcacaaaggacacagtggccACGGGATTGACTGGGGCAGTGAATGTGGCCAAGGGGACGGTCCAGTCAGGTTTAGACACCACAAAATCTGTGGTCATGGGCACCAAGGACACAGTGGCCACAGGTCTCACAGGGGCAGCGAACATGGCCAAAGGCGCTGTCGAGGGGGGAATGGACACTACAAAAGCTGTCCTCACAGGCACCCAAAACACAGTGGCCACAGGTCTCACAGGAGCAATGAATGTGGCCAAGGGGACAGTCCAGATGGGCCTGGACACCAGCAAGAACGTGCTGATGGGCACAAAGGACACTGTTTGTACTGGGGTCACTGGTGCTGTGAACACAGCTAAAGGTGTTGTCCAAACTGGATTAAACACCAGCCAGAATATCGCCATGGGCACCAAGGACATGGTGGCCACGGGACTCACTGGGGCAGTgaacactgccaaggggacaaTCCAGACAGGCTTGGATACCACAAAGTCTGTAGTCATGGGCACCAAGGACACGGTGGCCACGGGAGTCATGGGAGCAGTGAACGTGGCCAAGGGGACAGTCCAGACAGGCTTGGATACCACGAAGTCTGTGGTCATGGGCACCAAGGACACGGTGGCCACGGGAGTCATGGGAGCAGTGAACGTGGCCAAGGGGACAGTCCAGACAGGCTTGGATACCACGAAGTCTGTGGTCATGGGCACCAAGGACACAGTGGCCACAGGTCTCACGGGGGCAGCGAATATGGCCAAAGGCGCTGTCCAGGGGGGAATGGACACTACAAAAGCTGTCCTCACAGGCACCCAAAACACAGTGGCCACAGGTCTCACAGGTGCAGTGAATGTGGCCAAGGGGACAGTCCAGATGGGCCTGGACACCAGCAAGAACGTGTTGATGGGCACCAAGGACACTGTTTGTACTGGGGTCACTGGTGCTGTGAACATGGCCAAAGGTGTTGTCCAAACTGGATTAAACACCAGCCAGAATATCGCCATGGGCACCAAGGACATGGTGGCCACAGGACTCACTGGAGCAGTGAACACTGCCAAAGGGACGATCCAGACAGGCTTGGATACCACGAAGTCTGTAGTGATGGGCACCAAGGACACGGTGGCCACGGGAGTCATGGGAGCAGTAAGCGTGGCCAAGGGGACAGTCCAGACAGGCTTGGATACCACAAAGTCTGTGGTCATGGGCACCAAGGACACAGTGGCCACAGGTCTCACAGGGGCAGCGAACATGGCCAAAGGAGCTGTCCAAGGGGGAGTGGACACTACAAAAGCTGTCCTCACAGGCACCCAAAACACAGTGGCCACAGGTCTCAAAGGAGCAGTGAATGTGGCCAAGGGGACAGTCCAGATGGGCCTGGATACCAGCCAGAACGTGCTGATGGGCACCAAGGACACTGTTTGTACTGGGGTCACTGGTGCTGTGAACATGGCCAAAGGTGTCGTTCAAACTGGACTGAGCACCACCCAGAATATTGCCATGGGCACCAAGGACACAGTGGCCACAGGACTCACTGGAGCAGTGAACACTGCCAAAGGGACGATCCAGACAGGCTTGGATACCACGAAGTCTGTGGTCATGGGCACCAAGGACACAGTGGCCACTGGTCTCACAGGGGCAGTGAACGTGGCCAAGGGGACAGTCCAGACAGGCTTAGATACCACAAAGGGTGTGGTCATGGGCACCAAGGACACAGTGGCCACTGGTCTCACAGGGGCAGTGAATGTGGCCAAAGGCGCTGTCCAGGGGGGAATGGACACTACAAAAGCTGTCCTCACAGGCACCCAAAACACGGTGGCCACAGGTCTCACAGGAGCAGTAAATGTGGCCAAGGGGACAGTCCAGATGGGCCTGGATACCAGCAAGAATGTGCTGACGGGCACAAAGGACACTGTTTGTACTGGGGTCACTGGTGCTGTGAACATGGCCAAAGGTGTCGTCCAAACTGGACTGAGCACCACCCAGAATATCGCCAAAGGCACCAAGGACACGGTGGCCACAGGACTCACGGGTGCAATGAACACCGCCAAGGGCACGATCCAGACAGGCTTGGATACCACGAAGTCTGTAGTCATGGGCACTAAGGACACGGTGGCCACGGGACTAACAGGGGCAGTGAACGTGGCCAAGGGGACAGTCCAGACAGGCTTGGATACCACAAAGTCTGTGGTCATGGGCACCAAGGACACATTGGCCACTGGTCTCACAGGAGCAGTGAATGTGGCCAAAGGCACTGTCCAAGGAGGAATGGACACTACAAAAGCTGTCCTCACTGGCACCCAGAACACAGTGGCCACAGGTCTCACAGGAGCAATGAATGTGGCCAAGGGGACAGTCCAGATGGGCCTGGACACCAGCAAGAACGTGCTGATGGGCACCAAGGACACTGTTTGTACTGGGGTCACTGGTGCTGTGAACATGGCCAAAGGTGTTGTCCAAACTGGACTGAGCACCACCCAGAATATCGCCATGGGCTCCAAGGACACAGTGGCCACAGGACTCACTGGAGCAGTGAACACCGCCAAAGGGACGATCCAGACAAGCTTGGATACCACGAAGTCTGTGGTCATGGGCACCAAGGACACAGTGGCCACTGGTTTCACAGGGGCAGTGAATGTGGCCAAAGGCGCTGTCCAGGGGGGAATGGACACTACAAAAGCTGTCCTCACAGGCACCCAAAACACAGTGGCCACAGGTCTCACAGGAGCAGTGAATGTGGCCAAGGGGACAGTCCAGATGGGCCTGGACACCAGCAAGAATGTGCTGACGGGCACAAAGGACACTGTTTGTACTGGGGTCACTGGTGCTGTGAACACGGCCAAAGGTGTCATCCAAACTGGACTAAACACCACCCAGAATATTGCCATGGGCACCAAGGACACGGTGGCCACGGGACTCACAGGGGCAATGAACACCGCCAAGGGCACGATCCAGACAGGCTTGGATACCACGAAGACTGTGGTCATGGGCACCAAGGACACAGTGGCCATGGGACTAACAGGGGCAGTGAACGTGGCCAAGGGGACAGTCCAGACAGGCTTGGATACCACAAAGTCTGTGGTCATGGGCACCAAGGACACGGTGGCCACGGGAGTCATGGGAGCAGTGAACGTGGCCAAGGGGACAGTCCAGACAGGCTTGGATACCACAAAGTCTGTGGTCATGGGCACCAAGGACACAGTGGCCACTGGTCTCACGGGGGCACTGAATGTGGCCAAAGGCGCTGTCCAGGGGGGAATGGACACTACAAAAGCTGTCCTCACAGGCACCCAAAACACAGTGGCCACAGGTCTCACAGGAGTGATGGATATGGCCAAGGGGACAGTCCAGATGGGCCTGGACACCAGCAAGAACGTGCTGATGGGCACAAAGGACACTGTTTGTACTGGGGTCACTGGTGCCATGAACGTAGCCCAAGATGTCATACACTCTGGGATGAACACCACTCAGAATATAGTCACAGGCACCAAGGACATGGTGGACATGGGACTGACTGGGGCAATGAATGTGGTCAAGGGAACAGCTCAGAAGGGCCTGGACAGTACAAGGTCTGTGGTCATGAGCACCAAGGACACACAGGTGGAGAACACAGGCAAAGGCATAGTCCCGGAGTGTGTGGACACACCAAAAGCTGTCTTCACAGGTGCCCAAAACACCATGACCCCTGGTCAACCAGAGGGGGTGAATGTGGCAACTAGTGCCATCCACACTGGTCTGAGTGTTCTCCAGAGTTGGCTACCTGGCCAGGATGGGAAGCCAACCACCCTGAACTCCCAATCCTTTGGGGTCATCAGCagcccagacatgtgtgctccagGTCTACAGCCTGTGGCAGAAGCCCCAGACACCAGGTGCTATGGGGCCATTCCAACTGAGGGCGTCCAAGAGGCCACTACAAGCTCTGTGATGCTTCTGGATGAGCTGCAGGGGTTCGGTGAGATCTTCCACCCAATGACGGCCCAGGAACAAG CTCAACTGGCAGCCTCAGAACCAGGGCCCAAGGTGCTGGTGGCTGACCAGGGGAGCTACTTTGTCCGTCTGGGTGATCTGGCCCCCAGCTTCCGCCAGCGAGCTTTTGAACACGCCTTGAGCCACGTGCAGCACAGTCAGTTCCAAGCCAGGGATGCGCTGGCCCAGCTGCAGGACGCCTTCCAAGTG GTTGACCAGGGAACACAGGCACTGGGAAGGCAGCCATATCTGGACCAGGGGTCACCTGATACAGTGGAGGATGCCGGTAACCCTGAG gcccaggaagccgtGGCTCTGGAAAGGGTGCGTGCCCTCATCCTCCAGCTCCACACGGCCTACAGCGGCCTGGCCACAGGCCTGCAGGGCCTGCCCGGGGAACTCCAGCGGCAGGTGGGGCAGGCACGGCACAGCCTCTGTGAGCTCTACGGCCTGGTGTCCTCAGCCAATGCCATAAGGGAGCTGCCAACCGAGCGCCTCGTCCACAGCCGCGTAGGcgtcagccaggcatggcaggAATTAGAGGCACAGCTGGACGGCCTGCAGCATAGACCACCGCTTGGCTGGCTGGTGGGGCCCTTCACTGAGCCCAGTGGGCAGTGTCTGTAG
- the Hdgfl2 gene encoding hepatoma-derived growth factor-related protein 2 isoform X3 has product MAVTAVTATAASDRMESDSDSEKSSGHSLKRKTPALKMSVSKRPRKASSDLDQASISPSEEENSESSSESEKTSDQDFTPEKAVVRPPRRGPRPLGGRKKKVPSASDSDSKVDSDGAKGEPVPVAQSLSPSSSSSSSSDSDMSVKKPPRGRKPAEKPPPKPRGRKPKPERPPSSSSSDSDSEEVDRISEWKRRDEERRRELEARRRRQQEEELRRLREQEKEEKERRRERAERGGSGGSSGDELREDEEPIKKRGRKGRGRPASSSDSEAELEREGKKSAKKSPLPSTEPVRKSSQKEKRGRPEEKPRARPAKVERTRKRSEGFSLDRKVEKKKEPSVEERLQKLHSEIKFALKVDNPDVKRCLGALEELGTLRVTSQILQRNTDVVATLKKIRRYKANKDVMEKAAEVYTRLKSRVLGPKMEAVQKTNKTGVEKERAEGEKAEEQPSGEQAPKEPTEDKPATAPMNGEAMSQQGENTEEKEQDSEEGLPDSPREVSEPARPGGELQEHERALLASGSPDEDS; this is encoded by the exons ATGGCTGTCACGGCTGTGACTGCCACAGCTGCCAGTGACAGGATGGAGAGTGACTCAGACTCTGAGAAGAGCAGTGGCCACAGTCTGAAGAGGAAGACGCCCGCACTGAAG ATGTCTGTCTCAAAACGGCCGCGAAAGGCCTCCAGTGACTTAGATCAGGCCAGCATTTCACCGTCAGAAGAAGAGAACTCAGAGAGTTCATCTGAGTCAGAGAAGACCAGCGACCAG GACTTCACCCCAGAGAAGGCAGTGGTCCGCCCACCAAGGCGGGGCCCCCGCCCCCTAGGAGGACGAAAGAAG AAGGTACCATCAGCCTCTGATTCGGACTCTAAAGTGGATTCAGATGGGGCCAAGGGAGAGCCTGTGCCTGTGGCCCAGTCCCTGTCCCCCTCTTCttcgtcttcctcatcctctgacTCAGACATGTCTGTCAAGAAACCTCCACGTGGTCGAAAGCCAG CTGAAAAGCCTCCCCCTAAGCCCCGAGGGCGTAAACCAAAGCCTGAACGGCCTCCATCCTCCTCCAGCAGTGACAG TGACAGTGAAGAGGTGGACCGTATCAGTGAGTGGAAGCGGAGGGATGAGGAGCGGCGGCGGGAGCTGGAGGCCCGGAGGCGgcggcagcaggaggaggagctgcGGCGGCTACGTgagcaggagaaggaggagaaggagaggcgACGGGagcgggcagagcgtgggggcagTGGTGGCAGCAGTGGGGATGAACTCCGTGAGGACGAGGAGCCCATCAAGAAGCGGGGTCGCAAGGGCCGGGGGCGGCCAGCATCCTCCTCTGACTCTgaggctgagctggagagagag GGGAAGAAGTCAGCCAAGAAGTCGCCTCTGCCAAGCACGGAGCCTGTCAGGAAGTCGAgccagaaggagaagagagggcgGCCCGAGGAGAAGCCACGAGCCAG GCCCGCAAAGGTGGAGAGAACCCGGAAGCGCTCTGAGGGCTTCTCACTGGACAGGAAGGTGGAGAAGAAGAAAG AACCGTCTGTCGAGGAGAGGCTCCAGAAGCTGCACAGTGAGATCAAGTTCGCCTTAAAGGTTGACAACCCG GATGTCAAGAGATGTCTGGGTGCGCTGGAAGAGCTGGGGACACTGCGGGTGACCTCCCAGATCCTGCAGAGGAACACAGACGTTGTAGCCACTCTGAAGAAG ATCCGCCGGTACAAAGCCAAcaaggatgtgatggagaaggcaGCAGAAGTCTATACTCGGCTCAAGTCACGGGTCTTGGGACCGAAGATGGAGGCGGTCCAGAAGACAAACAAGACGGGTGTGGAGAAGGAACGGGCTGAGGGGGAGAAGGCAGAGGAGCAGCCATCTGGGGAGCAGGCCCCCAAGGAGCCTACCGAGGACAAGCCTGCCACTG CTCCTATGAATGGTGAGGCCATGTCCCAGCAGGGGGAGAACACTGAGGAAAAGGAGCAGGACTCAGAGGAAGGCCTGCCTGA CAGCCCACGGGAGGTCTCCGAGCCTGCCAGGCCTGGGGGCGAGCTGCAGGAGCACGAGAGGGCACTGTTGGCCTCCGGGTCCCCAGATGAGgacagctga